A portion of the Clostridium gelidum genome contains these proteins:
- a CDS encoding DUF2249 domain-containing protein → MPNFATSLDIRIYEKGHKKDIIFKAFEELTLGETMELINDHDPRPLYQQFILNFPEHFEWEYLEQGPEMWRIAITKK, encoded by the coding sequence ATGCCAAATTTTGCTACAAGTTTAGATATTAGAATCTATGAAAAAGGACATAAGAAGGATATCATTTTTAAAGCTTTTGAGGAGTTAACATTAGGTGAAACAATGGAACTTATAAATGATCATGATCCTCGTCCACTTTATCAACAGTTTATATTGAATTTTCCAGAACATTTTGAGTGGGAATACTTAGAGCAAGGGCCTGAAATGTGGAGAATTGCAATTACGAAAAAATAA
- a CDS encoding sigma-70 family RNA polymerase sigma factor: MNFEYIESLVTNSKNGDPFSKEKLAEEFRPLIFNISKRTFIDGYEIHDIQNQCYETLFKCITLYNLEKHRFVAYATNSIKNNMNDLIKRIKIRSATEGNDALSLHDDVEKDLPSPDISLEDFLCDKCDYDDLRLALHNLTDEEKELIDFVFYKNNTVQTYAYYKNMCYSTACQRKKVTLKKIYNHINLHYSEIEWTQKSQG, encoded by the coding sequence ATGAATTTTGAATACATTGAGTCTTTAGTTACTAACTCTAAAAATGGTGATCCATTCTCAAAAGAAAAATTAGCCGAGGAATTTAGACCTTTAATCTTTAATATTTCTAAAAGAACTTTTATTGATGGATATGAAATTCACGATATTCAAAATCAATGTTATGAAACACTATTTAAATGCATTACCTTATACAATTTAGAAAAACATAGATTTGTTGCTTATGCTACTAATTCTATTAAAAATAATATGAATGACTTAATAAAAAGAATTAAAATTAGAAGTGCCACAGAAGGAAATGATGCTCTTAGTTTACATGACGATGTTGAAAAAGACTTGCCTTCTCCAGATATTAGTTTAGAAGATTTTCTTTGTGATAAGTGTGATTATGACGATTTAAGATTAGCTCTTCATAATTTAACTGATGAGGAAAAGGAGCTTATTGATTTTGTATTTTATAAAAATAATACAGTTCAAACTTATGCTTACTATAAAAATATGTGCTATTCCACAGCCTGTCAGAGAAAGAAAGTTACTTTAAAGAAAATCTATAATCACATCAATCTACATTATAGTGAAATTGAATGGACACAAAAAAGCCAAGGCTAA
- a CDS encoding TetR/AcrR family transcriptional regulator: protein MNTNIDSTKMHRTRQKIIKAFLDLYAKKQLEQIYIKSLTESAGINRGTFYLHYMDLEDLVTSIENEQLDALAKLDKEVNYFYYSRKDNEFAQYFKPIFNYIVENKKLFKILMSPHSHPNFRESFQRAMRNNFTQRFHSVLMTAKGKELLKKEYIIESVINGNLAMIIHWIQSDINLSPEELADLISYTVLKSPLDIIENNIK, encoded by the coding sequence ATGAATACAAATATTGATTCTACAAAAATGCATCGCACTCGTCAGAAAATTATAAAGGCCTTTCTGGATTTATATGCTAAAAAGCAACTTGAACAGATTTACATCAAGTCTTTGACTGAATCTGCTGGAATAAACCGTGGCACCTTTTATCTTCACTATATGGATTTGGAGGATCTTGTCACATCAATTGAAAATGAGCAATTAGACGCCCTTGCTAAACTTGATAAAGAAGTTAATTATTTTTATTATTCGCGAAAAGATAACGAATTTGCTCAATATTTTAAACCTATATTTAATTATATTGTTGAAAATAAAAAATTGTTCAAAATTCTTATGAGTCCTCATAGTCATCCCAATTTTAGAGAGTCTTTCCAAAGGGCGATGAGGAATAATTTTACCCAGAGGTTTCATTCTGTTCTTATGACAGCAAAAGGTAAAGAATTGTTAAAAAAAGAATATATCATTGAGAGTGTTATTAATGGTAATCTTGCCATGATAATACACTGGATTCAATCAGATATTAACCTTTCTCCAGAAGAATTGGCAGACTTAATAAGCTACACTGTGCTTAAAAGTCCACTCGATATAATTGAAAATAATATTAAGTGA
- a CDS encoding DUF3795 domain-containing protein, which translates to MKKKELLEKIAPCSLMCHTCSAYEQGVISVAAKQLSKYTEGICEFYEKHSPNEVERFKIFQEELTKYSAGKCSGCRDREHHGCSIKGCFILECTKERDIDYCGECAEFPCDKTQKIFEEEVYLQWLKGNREIKKWGIEGFWEKNCEKPHYKVYKE; encoded by the coding sequence TTGAAGAAAAAAGAATTACTAGAAAAAATAGCTCCATGTTCTTTAATGTGCCATACCTGTAGCGCTTATGAACAGGGAGTGATTTCGGTAGCAGCAAAACAATTATCAAAATATACGGAAGGTATCTGTGAATTTTATGAAAAGCATTCTCCAAATGAGGTTGAGCGATTTAAAATCTTTCAAGAAGAGCTCACAAAGTACAGTGCAGGTAAGTGTTCGGGATGTCGCGACAGAGAACATCATGGATGTAGTATAAAGGGATGCTTTATTCTTGAATGTACAAAAGAACGTGATATTGATTATTGCGGTGAATGTGCTGAATTTCCTTGTGATAAAACACAGAAAATTTTTGAAGAAGAAGTATATCTGCAATGGCTTAAAGGCAATCGGGAAATTAAAAAATGGGGGATAGAAGGTTTTTGGGAAAAAAATTGTGAAAAGCCACATTATAAGGTATATAAAGAATAA
- a CDS encoding histidine phosphatase family protein, translating into MRVIMIRHGQYDSSFCEEQNINGHGIDLAPLSSNGIMQAKSVAKNPILKDAQIILSSPLTRALQTASYVATETKLDILVEVELREWQPDLTYQKATKSNVHIAYEDYLAHSGIYPQNEQKNWETAKMVFCRAYNCLKNYNDKYSKIIVVAHGELMRQFKSTELMPYCGMIEFEFNEISLKE; encoded by the coding sequence ATGCGAGTTATTATGATTAGACATGGTCAATACGATTCCTCATTTTGCGAGGAACAAAATATAAATGGACATGGTATAGATTTAGCGCCACTTTCTTCAAACGGCATTATGCAAGCAAAATCGGTAGCAAAAAATCCAATTTTGAAAGATGCCCAAATCATTTTATCATCGCCACTTACCAGAGCTTTGCAAACAGCTTCTTATGTTGCTACTGAAACAAAGCTTGATATACTTGTCGAAGTGGAACTAAGAGAATGGCAACCTGACTTAACTTATCAAAAAGCAACAAAGTCAAATGTACATATTGCTTATGAAGATTATTTGGCTCATAGTGGGATTTATCCTCAAAATGAGCAAAAAAATTGGGAAACGGCAAAAATGGTTTTTTGCAGAGCATACAACTGCTTAAAAAATTACAATGATAAGTATAGCAAAATAATTGTTGTAGCGCATGGGGAGTTAATGCGACAATTCAAATCAACTGAATTAATGCCATATTGTGGGATGATTGAGTTTGAGTTTAACGAAATTTCACTTAAAGAATGA
- a CDS encoding oxygen-binding di-iron domain-containing protein, with amino-acid sequence MAVINKDLHQFSSYIQQINLTFHQYLLLGDEPLLVHTGNVMQAEALLPQLKAALNGKDLKYIFISHFEADECGGLSVILEHFPEALTICSEVTARQLNGFGIKAKTITKKDGEKLTTDSYELEFIDYPSEMHLWDGLLIMENRRGIFFSSDLMFAMGKEIDTVKESNWSMEVNSILPEQVPDSDKLEQLQQTLRQLKPNFIATGHGPCLKLQ; translated from the coding sequence ATGGCGGTTATAAATAAGGATTTACACCAATTTAGTAGTTATATTCAGCAGATTAATCTTACATTTCATCAATATTTGTTATTAGGTGATGAACCATTATTAGTACATACAGGTAATGTAATGCAGGCAGAAGCTTTGCTGCCACAACTTAAAGCAGCACTCAACGGCAAAGATTTAAAGTATATTTTTATTTCACATTTTGAAGCAGATGAATGTGGTGGGTTGTCAGTAATATTAGAACATTTTCCTGAGGCTTTGACAATTTGTTCTGAAGTTACAGCGCGTCAATTAAATGGTTTTGGAATTAAGGCAAAAACTATTACTAAAAAAGATGGAGAAAAGTTAACTACAGATAGTTATGAATTGGAATTCATTGATTATCCTTCAGAAATGCATCTTTGGGATGGATTATTAATAATGGAAAATAGACGTGGAATATTCTTTAGTAGTGATTTAATGTTTGCTATGGGAAAAGAAATAGATACAGTAAAAGAATCAAACTGGAGTATGGAAGTAAATAGTATTCTGCCAGAACAGGTTCCAGATTCTGATAAGTTGGAACAGTTACAACAAACTTTGCGACAATTAAAACCTAATTTTATAGCTACGGGTCATGGACCTTGTCTTAAACTACAATAG
- a CDS encoding H-type lectin domain-containing protein, producing the protein MIRSGSVAFNPGIPGYHLNNGDGTLRAVEQYVKFKKEFTEVPEVVAGIREVQATITPTLYYRIYVHSITKSGFVLRAETWDRSKIDGIVADWLAYDNE; encoded by the coding sequence ATGATACGTTCAGGAAGTGTAGCTTTTAATCCTGGTATACCTGGATATCATCTTAATAATGGAGATGGAACTTTAAGGGCAGTAGAACAATATGTGAAATTTAAAAAGGAGTTCACAGAAGTTCCAGAAGTTGTTGCTGGAATACGAGAAGTTCAAGCTACTATTACACCAACCCTTTATTATAGAATTTATGTTCATTCAATAACAAAATCTGGATTTGTTTTAAGAGCTGAAACTTGGGATAGATCTAAGATTGATGGAATTGTGGCTGATTGGTTAGCATACGATAATGAATAA
- a CDS encoding DUF4362 domain-containing protein, which translates to MKRYILLASIVTSVLVISGCTNNKNSIETINNKSIVSTETTPTQEKDDLEKAKIEEEAKKLEASFQEIIDLKKPDIEEARNFEKSIKNGSVIMINRDNSKELEVYNIASLDKFIDSFNNGKEGYVRVIKGGIEKDGTLLVNKLEEYETDGKVIKDLVYDAYADKNKFVQGKPRYYPKMAKVSTDDAIRYAILESKDTPDNMGGTVISFYKSSIKN; encoded by the coding sequence GTGAAAAGGTATATATTATTAGCAAGTATTGTAACATCAGTTTTAGTTATTAGCGGATGTACAAATAATAAGAATAGTATTGAAACTATTAATAATAAGTCCATAGTTTCTACTGAAACTACTCCAACTCAAGAAAAAGATGATTTAGAGAAGGCTAAAATAGAAGAAGAAGCTAAGAAATTAGAAGCATCATTTCAAGAAATAATTGATTTAAAGAAGCCTGATATAGAAGAAGCTAGAAATTTCGAGAAATCCATTAAAAATGGCAGTGTAATAATGATTAATAGAGATAATAGCAAAGAGCTGGAAGTATATAATATAGCGTCATTAGATAAATTTATTGATTCATTTAATAATGGTAAAGAAGGTTATGTACGTGTAATTAAAGGAGGAATCGAAAAGGATGGTACATTATTAGTTAATAAACTTGAAGAGTATGAAACTGACGGTAAAGTAATAAAAGATTTAGTATATGATGCTTATGCAGATAAAAATAAATTCGTACAAGGAAAGCCACGTTATTACCCTAAAATGGCAAAGGTAAGTACAGATGATGCAATTAGATATGCTATTCTTGAAAGTAAAGATACTCCAGACAATATGGGGGGAACTGTGATTAGTTTTTATAAAAGTAGCATAAAAAATTAA
- a CDS encoding DUF6033 family protein: protein MSINFSPTVNTNEIYKSTVGNARKTVTTNTGEIKDSTYYVSQIKENIPNADVTIKSMTSADVADYYEKWKDEPVCTNARIPKITVSPKVLEKMKNDPKYAENMMAKIKDAATPQGFENAQLYEYKVIVKDDGEIEILACADFMSGKKNTVSDDNDEKKKEAKKKLKQLQFSRYLFDNNKLESISEEKIDKNVIPYDNYLSQNAMILKLKNNLL, encoded by the coding sequence ATGAGTATCAATTTTAGTCCAACTGTAAATACAAATGAAATATATAAATCTACAGTTGGGAATGCACGAAAAACAGTTACAACAAACACCGGAGAAATTAAAGATTCAACATATTATGTTAGTCAAATAAAAGAGAACATACCAAACGCAGATGTTACAATTAAGTCAATGACATCAGCAGATGTTGCAGATTATTACGAAAAGTGGAAAGACGAACCAGTTTGTACAAATGCCCGAATTCCTAAAATCACAGTATCTCCAAAGGTGCTTGAAAAAATGAAAAATGATCCCAAATATGCTGAGAATATGATGGCAAAGATAAAAGATGCAGCTACACCTCAAGGATTTGAGAACGCTCAATTATATGAATATAAAGTCATTGTTAAAGATGATGGTGAAATTGAAATATTAGCATGTGCAGATTTTATGAGTGGAAAAAAGAATACTGTATCAGATGATAATGATGAAAAGAAAAAAGAAGCTAAGAAGAAACTTAAGCAATTGCAATTTAGCAGATATTTATTCGACAATAACAAGCTGGAATCAATTTCAGAAGAGAAAATTGATAAGAATGTGATTCCTTATGATAATTATCTTTCACAAAATGCTATGATATTGAAGCTTAAGAATAACTTACTATAA
- a CDS encoding helix-turn-helix transcriptional regulator: MPKNDNMLAILWMLNSGTKITAKQISERLEINIRSVYRYMDALCVSGVPIISEPGHNGGYSLLNNFIQAPLFFDLEEKKSLLHAATFAMEAGYPFMEALNSATSKLKMFSNQEQEKVLNRHLVGFEVVSRICDPAVKPILMEIEQAAFNECSVEIEYCTGYEGHPRLRVVDPYGMLYWNDKWYAVAFCHLRNEIRSFRVDRVVNIISTKNTFKRPEAFSAREFFTKNLLSNVESKVGLCTLVIEGKSEALNDLCAHWFLGYHLIERTECRANFLMDENSIHTYVPHILLQYGKSINVLEPNSFKDAMAAILRDLIVHYLH, from the coding sequence ATGCCAAAAAATGATAATATGCTAGCAATTTTATGGATGCTGAATTCAGGTACAAAAATAACTGCAAAGCAAATATCCGAAAGGTTAGAAATAAACATACGATCAGTTTATCGTTATATGGATGCATTGTGTGTTAGTGGAGTGCCAATAATATCGGAGCCTGGTCATAACGGCGGATATAGTTTGCTTAACAATTTTATCCAAGCACCTCTGTTTTTTGACCTTGAAGAGAAAAAATCACTTTTGCATGCTGCCACTTTTGCAATGGAAGCAGGATATCCTTTTATGGAAGCGCTAAATAGTGCAACATCAAAGTTAAAGATGTTCTCGAATCAAGAACAAGAAAAAGTTCTCAATCGACATTTAGTCGGATTTGAAGTAGTGAGCCGTATTTGTGATCCAGCTGTCAAACCTATATTAATGGAAATTGAGCAAGCTGCTTTTAATGAATGCTCTGTGGAAATTGAATACTGCACAGGTTATGAAGGGCATCCGAGGCTTAGGGTTGTTGACCCCTATGGAATGCTTTACTGGAACGATAAATGGTATGCTGTTGCATTTTGCCATCTTAGGAATGAAATTCGCAGCTTTAGGGTAGATAGAGTAGTAAATATTATAAGCACTAAAAATACGTTTAAGCGTCCTGAAGCTTTTTCCGCACGTGAGTTTTTTACAAAAAACTTATTATCGAATGTGGAAAGTAAAGTAGGACTTTGCACTTTAGTAATTGAGGGCAAGTCAGAAGCATTGAATGACCTTTGTGCACATTGGTTTTTAGGATATCATCTCATAGAACGAACTGAATGCAGAGCTAATTTTTTAATGGATGAAAACTCAATCCATACCTATGTTCCTCATATTCTACTTCAATATGGTAAATCAATAAATGTGCTTGAACCAAATAGTTTTAAAGATGCTATGGCAGCAATTCTTAGAGATTTGATTGTCCATTATCTTCACTGA
- a CDS encoding type 1 glutamine amidotransferase family protein, with the protein MKNTVYLYVFDTMADWEIGYLSTEINSGRYYKKGLMPLKVVTVGITKTPITTMGGLTILPEIELKECSDKDAAALILPGGNTWTEAIHAPIIRMAEKYLEKGIAVGAICGATIGLAMGGVLNKRAHTSNDLGYLKMVCPSYDGEKYYKQECVVTDGSLITASGIAPLEFTLHVLKILEIFLPETLDAWYNLYKTQESKYFFKLMNSIQ; encoded by the coding sequence ATGAAGAATACAGTATATCTTTATGTATTTGATACAATGGCAGACTGGGAAATAGGTTATTTAAGCACTGAAATCAATTCGGGAAGGTACTACAAAAAGGGATTAATGCCGCTAAAAGTAGTAACTGTAGGAATTACCAAGACTCCTATTACTACAATGGGAGGCCTTACAATATTGCCAGAAATTGAACTTAAGGAGTGTAGTGATAAAGATGCTGCTGCTTTGATTCTACCTGGTGGGAATACATGGACAGAAGCAATTCATGCTCCCATTATAAGAATGGCTGAAAAATATTTAGAGAAAGGTATTGCTGTAGGAGCAATTTGTGGTGCTACAATAGGACTTGCTATGGGGGGAGTATTGAATAAGCGAGCTCATACAAGCAATGACCTAGGGTATCTTAAAATGGTCTGTCCTAGTTATGATGGAGAGAAGTATTATAAGCAGGAATGTGTAGTAACTGATGGAAGTTTGATTACTGCTTCTGGAATAGCGCCTCTTGAATTTACTTTGCATGTATTGAAAATTCTAGAGATATTCTTACCTGAAACCTTAGATGCCTGGTACAATCTTTATAAAACCCAAGAGTCAAAATATTTCTTTAAGCTTATGAACTCAATTCAATAA
- a CDS encoding helix-turn-helix transcriptional regulator: MNIGLMIATERTKNNLSTKKLAEAVGCSSRAIEYWESGKRKISLENADKIFKALGKTLIIGVKNNEQ; encoded by the coding sequence ATGAATATAGGATTGATGATTGCCACAGAAAGAACTAAGAATAATTTATCTACAAAAAAATTAGCAGAAGCGGTTGGTTGTAGTTCAAGAGCTATAGAATATTGGGAAAGTGGTAAAAGAAAAATAAGTCTAGAGAATGCAGATAAGATTTTTAAAGCATTAGGAAAAACACTTATTATCGGTGTTAAAAATAACGAACAATAG
- a CDS encoding ISLre2 family transposase: MYELSLNDKGMTFKELEKRIYKYACDEACNALKSILEFLDEKLLNERDSKVYRNKGRKQTCLRTIMGNVEYSRRIYEFKLEDGKKATKYLLDEYLGMDTLGNVSINLVETILTNVTEVSFRKTSENIKTMCNQDISAQGVWNIVQTLGEKIKEIENRKIELNDKGALKGEKEVPVLFQEQDGVWLYLQGNDRPKGKNKKKELKLAVSYTGWTLRPGSKKEYVVVDKTVCASFSNSNHFKKLASATISEKYNVDEIQTRILNGDGANWIKATCEDEDIHFQLDPFHVGQAIIRKVSDKRAQKQLLKLFREGKIDEGLETIVNMMILTNEKDIAFKKLTELYDYFVHNRDGLIPYKLRSDINMPTAPEGMEYKNLGTMEHNICDVLAQRMKGRKMSWSINGADNLSKILSEKFSNRLFDTVDKIYRNIISDDVIDTVVAKLPLTVFQANKESNKCKAYKCNSAQIPYSGAAATLGRKIVRDLCGLKSFSDISYS, from the coding sequence ATGTATGAATTAAGTTTAAATGATAAAGGAATGACTTTCAAGGAGTTAGAGAAAAGAATTTATAAATATGCTTGTGACGAAGCTTGTAATGCTTTAAAAAGTATATTAGAATTTTTAGATGAAAAACTACTTAATGAAAGAGATAGCAAGGTTTACCGTAATAAAGGTCGTAAGCAAACTTGTTTGAGGACTATTATGGGGAACGTAGAGTATTCTAGGCGCATTTATGAATTTAAACTTGAAGATGGTAAGAAAGCAACTAAGTACCTTTTGGATGAGTATTTAGGGATGGACACTTTAGGAAATGTGTCTATAAATCTCGTAGAAACTATTTTAACTAACGTGACGGAGGTTTCTTTTAGAAAGACATCTGAGAATATTAAAACTATGTGTAATCAAGATATTAGTGCTCAAGGCGTTTGGAACATAGTTCAAACACTTGGGGAAAAGATTAAAGAAATAGAAAATCGTAAAATTGAGTTAAATGACAAAGGTGCATTAAAAGGCGAAAAGGAAGTACCAGTATTGTTTCAGGAGCAAGATGGAGTTTGGCTCTATCTTCAAGGTAATGATAGACCAAAAGGGAAAAATAAAAAGAAAGAGTTAAAACTAGCAGTATCATATACTGGCTGGACTTTACGCCCAGGGAGCAAAAAAGAATATGTGGTTGTTGATAAAACTGTTTGTGCAAGCTTTAGCAATTCCAATCACTTTAAAAAGCTTGCTAGCGCAACAATTTCAGAAAAATACAATGTAGATGAAATTCAAACTAGAATATTAAACGGTGATGGAGCAAATTGGATTAAAGCAACTTGTGAGGATGAAGACATTCATTTTCAGCTAGATCCATTTCATGTAGGCCAAGCGATTATACGTAAGGTAAGTGATAAAAGAGCTCAAAAGCAATTACTAAAACTATTTAGAGAAGGTAAAATTGATGAAGGTCTAGAAACTATTGTAAATATGATGATACTTACAAACGAAAAAGATATTGCATTTAAGAAGCTTACTGAATTATATGATTACTTTGTTCACAATAGAGATGGATTAATACCGTATAAATTAAGAAGTGACATAAACATGCCTACGGCGCCGGAAGGCATGGAATACAAGAATCTAGGCACAATGGAACATAATATTTGTGATGTATTAGCTCAAAGAATGAAGGGCAGAAAAATGAGCTGGTCTATTAATGGTGCAGATAATTTATCTAAAATATTATCTGAAAAATTTAGTAATAGGTTGTTTGATACTGTAGATAAAATCTACAGAAATATTATTTCTGATGATGTTATTGATACAGTAGTTGCAAAACTACCATTAACAGTATTTCAAGCGAATAAAGAATCTAATAAGTGTAAGGCATATAAGTGCAATAGTGCACAAATTCCGTATAGCGGAGCTGCCGCAACGTTAGGTAGAAAAATAGTACGTGATTTATGTGGATTAAAATCATTTAGTGATATTAGTTATAGTTAA